The following is a genomic window from Nguyenibacter vanlangensis.
ATCCGTCCCGACCACCGAAGCCGGTTTCGCGAAGCAGTCGAACGCGCCCATCTGCAAGGCGGTGATCGCCGTATCGGCCCCCCGGGCCGTCAGGCTGGAGACCATGACGACCGGAATCGGACGCAGCCTCATGATCTTGTCGAGAAACTGCAGGCCGTTCATGCCGGGCATCTCGACATCGAGCGTAATGACGTCCGGCTGGTCCTTGATGATCAGGTCCCTGGCCTCGATCGGGTTCGCCGCTTCGCCACAGATGACGATATCGGGATACTGCTCGAAGGATCTCCGTATCAGTGCCCTTATCGTTCGTGAATCGTCGACCACCAGAACCCTTACCGGCTTCTCCAACGCTTAGTCGTCCTTTTCGTAGATGGTCGGGGCCACCTGCGTCAGCCCGCATTGGGTTGCGCAAGATACGCGTTCGGAATGGCCCACATACAGAAAGCCGCCCGGTTCCAGCCTGTCGGACAGGCGCTGCCACAGACGCTCACGCGTCGCCTCGTCGAAATAGATGACGACGTTCCGGCAGAAAATGGCCGAAAACGTCCCCCTGATCGGCCAGGAGGCATTGAGGTTGAGCACGCGGAACGCAGGAAGGCGGCCGATCGGGCCGGCAAAACGGTAATCCCCGTCGCCGCAGGACTCCATGAACTGGGCTTTCCGCGCCGCGGGTATGCCCTCCGTTTCCTCATCCGGGTAGACGCCGCCCGCGGCCCGCGCGACCACGTCGGCATTGATGTCGGTCGCGAGAATGCGCATGTCATGAGCCGCCGCGTCCGGAAATGCCGTCATGATGGACATGGCGATGCTCCAGGGTTCCTGCCCTGTGGAGCACGCCGCCGACCACACCCTTCCGCGCCCGCCCGCGGCGATGTTCGCGGCAAGGCGAGGAACCACGACGGTTTCGAGATGCTCGAAATGCTTCTTTTCCCGAAAGAAGCTCGTGACATTCGTGGTCAGGGCATAGACCAGCTTCTCCATCTCGCCTTCGCCGCCCGGCGCCTGCACGAAATCCAGATAGGTCCGGAACGAGGCGTGGCCAAGCTCCCGAACCCTGCGCGAAACGCGCGAATACACCAATGCGCGCTTGGTCGCAGGAAGATGGATGCCCGCCTGCGCCTGCGCGATCCGCTGTACCCTCTGGAAATCGGTATCCGTGTAATCGGACTCGCCGACCGGCATCAGGCCGTTCATGCGGAAACCGTATCCCCGACCAGTTGTCCGACCACGGTTTCAAGGCGAAGGACGCCGATCATCCGGTTGTCGACCAGCACCAGCCCCCCAAGGCTGCTGCCGTCATCGGATACGCTCTGCACGTCGCCAAGGTCGATGTCCGCCATGTCGATGACGCGATCGACCAGCAGCCCGCATACGACGCCGCCTTGCGACTCGACGAAGACCACGACGCGGCGCGGATTGTCGGCCTGCGGCGGCACGTTCAGATAGACCGCCAGATCGATCACCGTCAGGATGACGCCGCGCAGATTGATGGCCCCGCAGACATAGGGGGGGGCGAACGGCAGGGTCGTCGTCTTCTCGAATCCCCGGATTTCACGAACGCTCAGGATCGGAATGCAATATTCCTGCTCCCCTATGGCGAACATGATCATCTTGACGATCGTGGCGTCAGCAACCTCTGTCTGTTCCGTCATGTCCGGTTTCCTGCCTCGCTACCGATTATCGGCATGATGTCGCTACGCCGCCAGCCCCGCGCGGATGCGCGCGGGCTTGTTGTCGAGATGCCCGACGGCGGACGCAATCAATGCCGGAGCGTCGAGGATCAGGGAAACGCTGCCGTCGCCCAGAATGGTTGCCGCCGACACGCCGAATATCTGCCGGTAGTTGTTCTCTATGCTTTTGATGACGACCTGGGTCTGGTCGCGAATCTCCTCCACGACCAGGGCGGCCCGCGCCCCCGACTCGTTCTCGACGACAAGGATGATCGCATCGTCCGGCGAGCCCGCCGGCGAAGAGTCCGACAGGCCCAGCGCCGCGGCAAGCGGGATCAGCGGCATGCAGTCGCCGCGGATCGAAATGACATTGCTGCCGTCGGGCAGGGCGTAAATATCCCGGCGCTTGATCATCATGGTCTCGATCACGGCCGAGATCGGAACGATCATGGTCGAACCGCCGGCGACGATCACCATGCCGTCGAGAATGGCCAATGTCAGCGGGAGGCTGAGGCTGAACGTGGTCCCTTTCCCCGGGACACTGTGAATCGCGACCCTGCCGCCAAGGCTCAGGATCGCCTGCTTGACGACGTCCATGCCCACGCCCCGGCCCGAAAGGTCGGACACCGCCTCCGCCGTCGAGAAGCCCGGCGCGAAGATCAGATTGTTGATCTCGTCGTCGGTCAGCACCGCGTCCGGCGCGACGATGTTCCGCCTGATCGCCGTCTCAAGCACGCGCGCGCGATCGATCCCGCCGCCATCGTCCCTGATCGTGATCAGGATCCGGCCCGAGCGGTGTTCCGCGGACAGCCGGATATGGCCCTCCGCGGGCTTGCCGGCCGCGATTCGGTCTTCCTTCTTTTCGATGCCATGATCGACGGCATTGCGCAGCATATGGGTCAGCGGGTCCGTCAGCTTTTCGACCAGCGTCCGGTCGACTTCCGTCTCCTCGCCCGCAAGCGTCAGGACCACCTCCTTGCCGGTCATCGAGCACGCTTCGCGCACCACGCGCTGCATGCGCTGGAACACGCCGCGAACCGGCTGCGCCCGGATCGCCATGACGGCGTCCTGGATATCCCGC
Proteins encoded in this region:
- a CDS encoding chemotaxis protein CheW, with product MTEQTEVADATIVKMIMFAIGEQEYCIPILSVREIRGFEKTTTLPFAPPYVCGAINLRGVILTVIDLAVYLNVPPQADNPRRVVVFVESQGGVVCGLLVDRVIDMADIDLGDVQSVSDDGSSLGGLVLVDNRMIGVLRLETVVGQLVGDTVSA
- a CDS encoding protein-glutamate O-methyltransferase, translated to MNGLMPVGESDYTDTDFQRVQRIAQAQAGIHLPATKRALVYSRVSRRVRELGHASFRTYLDFVQAPGGEGEMEKLVYALTTNVTSFFREKKHFEHLETVVVPRLAANIAAGGRGRVWSAACSTGQEPWSIAMSIMTAFPDAAAHDMRILATDINADVVARAAGGVYPDEETEGIPAARKAQFMESCGDGDYRFAGPIGRLPAFRVLNLNASWPIRGTFSAIFCRNVVIYFDEATRERLWQRLSDRLEPGGFLYVGHSERVSCATQCGLTQVAPTIYEKDD